One genomic segment of Theobroma cacao cultivar B97-61/B2 chromosome 6, Criollo_cocoa_genome_V2, whole genome shotgun sequence includes these proteins:
- the LOC18595229 gene encoding survival of motor neuron-related-splicing factor 30: protein MQGEDELSIEELASNLSTYKEQLQQVRQLLVDDPGNLEYVDMEKELAEVIALTEELLATAKQNEISGSDIGTSYSAPPAQSKEAGKTSDYEDKFPVGTKVQAVWSEDGEWYDATVEAITPNGYFVLYDGWGNKEEVDPANVRAIEYNALLEAEKVAEATKQAIKRKIAQAASVDFQSRSLPAKLRITADDPEDVKAAKRKKIHAFKSKMRFEQLEVAQNKRQNAWQQFQTTKGKTKKVGFFSGRKRESIFKSPDDPHGKVGVTGSGKGLTEFQKREKHLHLKGGNVEINDD, encoded by the exons ATGCAAGGAGAAGATGAGCTAAGCATAGAAGAGCTGGCTTCAAATCTCTCTACGTATAAGGAACAGCTTCAGCAG GTTCGACAGCTTCTGGTTGATGATCCTGGAAACCTTGAATATGTGGACATGGAGAAGGAGCTCGCAGAG GTGATTGCTCTGACGGAGGAACTGCTTGCAACTGCAAAGCAAAATGAGATTTCTGGATCAGATATTGGGACTAGTTATAGTGCACCCCCTGCACAATCAAAG GAAGCAGGGAAAACATCAGATTATGAGGATAAATTTCCTGTTGGCACAAAAGTTCAGGCTGTCTGGAGTGAAGATGGAGAGTG GTATGATGCAACTGTTGAGGCTATTACTCCAAATGGGTATTTTGTCCTCTATGATGGATGGGGAAACAAGGAAGAG GTGGATCCTGCCAATGTGAGGGCAATTGAATACAATGCTTTGCTGGAAGCTGAGAAGGTTGCTGAAGCTACAAAACAAGCTATCAAACGTAAGATTGCTCAAGCTGCTTCTGTTGACTTTCAATCTCGAAGTTTACCAGCAAAGCTTCGGATAACTGCTGATGATCCTGAGGATGTA AAAGCCGCCAAGCGAAAGAAGATACATGCTTTTAAGTCAAAGATGCGATTTGAACAACTTGAAGTGGCACAAAATAAGCGGCAGAATGCTTGGCAGCAGTTTCAGACAACCAAAGGCAAGACTAAAAAG GTTGGGTTCTTCTCTGGGCGGAAGCGCGAGAGCATCTTCAAGTCTCCGGATGATCCTCATGGTAAGGTTGGTGTCACAGGAAGTGGAAAGGGGTTGACAGAGTTCCAGAAAAGAGAGAAGCACTTGCATCTCAAGGGAGGAAATGTTGAGATAAATGATGACTAG